A DNA window from Flavisolibacter ginsenosidimutans contains the following coding sequences:
- a CDS encoding lipopolysaccharide biosynthesis protein codes for MLTNISILKRINKGSDRSKAMVSGSFLMIASNVISNLTRVGLISVLTRLYTKEQFGLWATITSATAIMATTDLGIGNALRNKLAALRLQNQAGTDDEAREYFLSVLYFFLLIAVVIAAVLLLLHNAIPYQQIFKTDDKSLQEQGTLVLLAVQSIFLLSIPLGIGSTMFFAYAESAWVAGFSIINGVLALVIISVLAWAGNSVVVTAITFFLLQFFISLAGTLVFMHRRNWHPLRVNLKRGFRRVLSLLSLSLTFAVLQFAGVFVYNATTIVVTAKVGLTESADFNLVQKLYTFLIAVYLSLYNPLWAGFAEAVHKNDWAWAKKTLSKTILITTVLFGAALLVFTFFGDVFMAILGGSRYTGHPIIFFVMGCWALFYCLYSVTVAFLSATAKIGLITVITALMAVVFTNASIFLCAKMGVAGIALWSAFTFFLLTCVAYYHSLYQIRKAQVNSVNPSL; via the coding sequence ATGTTGACAAATATTTCCATATTAAAACGCATCAACAAAGGCAGCGACCGGTCAAAAGCAATGGTTTCGGGTTCGTTCCTGATGATTGCAAGCAACGTGATATCAAACCTTACGCGGGTTGGGCTGATTTCTGTGTTGACGCGGCTTTATACAAAAGAACAGTTCGGCTTGTGGGCCACCATTACTTCCGCTACGGCCATCATGGCAACAACCGATCTTGGAATAGGAAATGCACTGCGCAATAAATTGGCGGCCTTGCGCCTGCAAAACCAAGCGGGTACCGACGATGAAGCCCGTGAATACTTTCTTTCGGTTTTGTATTTCTTTTTGCTTATTGCTGTGGTGATTGCGGCTGTCCTTCTGCTGTTGCACAATGCCATTCCGTACCAGCAAATTTTTAAAACCGATGATAAGTCTTTGCAAGAACAAGGAACTCTCGTCCTGTTGGCCGTACAGTCTATTTTTTTGCTGAGCATTCCGCTTGGCATTGGTTCCACCATGTTTTTTGCTTACGCCGAGTCGGCATGGGTGGCCGGTTTTTCAATTATAAACGGAGTTCTCGCACTTGTCATCATCTCTGTATTGGCTTGGGCGGGAAACAGTGTGGTAGTAACGGCCATCACTTTTTTTCTGCTGCAGTTTTTTATTTCACTTGCGGGCACCCTTGTTTTTATGCACCGGCGTAACTGGCATCCGCTCCGGGTGAATTTAAAAAGAGGTTTTCGACGTGTTTTAAGCCTGTTGTCCCTGAGCCTCACGTTTGCTGTTCTTCAATTTGCCGGCGTATTTGTGTACAACGCCACCACAATCGTGGTAACCGCTAAAGTTGGCCTTACAGAATCTGCCGACTTTAACCTTGTTCAAAAACTTTATACTTTTCTTATTGCAGTTTATTTAAGTCTTTACAATCCGCTGTGGGCAGGTTTTGCCGAAGCCGTGCACAAAAATGATTGGGCATGGGCAAAAAAAACACTGTCGAAGACCATCTTAATTACAACCGTTCTTTTTGGCGCAGCCCTGCTTGTGTTTACCTTTTTCGGCGACGTCTTCATGGCAATTTTGGGCGGCAGCCGCTATACCGGCCACCCCATTATTTTTTTCGTAATGGGCTGCTGGGCACTGTTTTACTGCTTGTATTCGGTAACGGTGGCCTTTCTTAGCGCAACCGCCAAAATCGGTTTAATAACCGTTATCACAGCGCTTATGGCCGTTGTGTTTACAAACGCTTCTATTTTTTTGTGTGCCAAAATGGGTGTAGCTGGCATTGCCTTGTGGTCGGCCTTTACCTTTTTTCTTTTAACCTGCGTTGCGTACTATCACAGTCTTTACCAGATTCGCAAGGCACAAGTCAACTCTGTAAATCCTTCTTTATGA
- a CDS encoding glycosyltransferase family 10 domain-containing protein, with product MKLILDPFYQYNETVFSHAGAREIVGGTWIPYLYDLVTKDGGRLMLAEQYLQEGRFSKSDLYMCDGISPYYSQLKQCDATGLLLFSGESPNVDWRLYTFVRRLSQSFRHTLLFAGCQRFVSPKTHFIPYRWPIDSSCVQYAKAHDERKGMLVMITSNKKQHRQPGSKKLACIAKKILMATVTKTVPSVKLTDLYSYRMKALQYFAGTPYFDLYGRNWNNQVGLTAAERKAVNRLKPAEVKDKYSVLRQYRFALCFENCTYPGYITEKIFDCFLCRTIPVYLGAPDITDYVPGNLFIDARRFADFSALAAFLENMPEEERLAYTSRIDAYLQSAVFDEYADKNFAQTIYRLACAETGVLKNTVQS from the coding sequence ATGAAACTTATACTCGATCCTTTTTATCAGTACAACGAAACGGTTTTCTCACATGCAGGAGCAAGGGAAATTGTTGGCGGAACCTGGATTCCCTATTTGTACGATTTGGTAACAAAGGACGGCGGTCGCCTGATGCTGGCCGAACAGTATCTTCAGGAAGGAAGGTTCTCCAAATCCGATTTGTATATGTGTGATGGAATTTCGCCCTATTATTCTCAGTTAAAACAATGTGACGCAACAGGCCTGCTGCTGTTCTCCGGTGAGTCGCCAAATGTAGATTGGCGTCTTTACACTTTTGTTCGTCGCCTTTCGCAATCCTTCCGGCACACCCTGTTGTTTGCCGGTTGCCAACGTTTTGTTTCTCCCAAAACACACTTTATCCCCTATCGCTGGCCAATTGACAGTAGCTGCGTTCAGTATGCGAAGGCACATGACGAGCGAAAGGGCATGCTTGTGATGATAACCAGCAACAAAAAACAACACAGGCAGCCTGGCAGTAAAAAACTGGCCTGTATAGCAAAAAAAATTTTAATGGCAACGGTTACCAAAACGGTGCCTTCTGTAAAGCTTACCGACCTCTATTCTTACCGCATGAAAGCCCTACAGTACTTTGCCGGTACGCCTTATTTTGATTTGTACGGCAGAAACTGGAACAATCAGGTTGGCTTAACTGCGGCGGAGCGAAAGGCTGTAAACAGATTGAAACCCGCAGAGGTAAAAGACAAATACAGCGTACTTCGGCAATACCGGTTTGCGCTTTGTTTTGAAAACTGTACATACCCAGGCTATATCACGGAAAAAATATTTGACTGCTTTCTATGCAGAACAATTCCGGTGTACTTAGGCGCTCCGGATATAACGGATTATGTTCCGGGCAATCTGTTTATTGACGCAAGACGGTTTGCCGACTTTTCTGCCTTGGCAGCCTTTCTGGAAAACATGCCGGAAGAAGAAAGACTTGCTTACACCAGCCGGATTGATGCGTATCTGCAATCGGCGGTTTTTGATGAATATGCCGATAAAAATTTTGCGCAAACTATTTATCGTCTTGCCTGTGCAGAAACAGGCGTTTTAAAAAATACCGTTCAATCTTGA
- a CDS encoding glycosyltransferase family 2 protein produces MKKPLISVLIPTYNVEKFVKEAICSVLQQTYQNLEIVVVDDCSTDRTYELLEKLAAQDNRIKLFRNDKNAKIVASLNRALTHATGEFIARMDGDDVSAPDRLEKQYAFLAAHPEVDLVGVSYVLIDEEGKALQEEHCLTNAQKVKQATKFVSPIPHIWLAKRKVYDAVGSYRIPTAEDYDFILRALDKGFQATNLPDLLYFTRIRNGNTQTSAGLIQKKSFRYVQKLWRQRNLCNDGTDAYSDRDLEKHLRSGYLERACFSLATRFNQRFILLKNYNKWRALPWLFLAVAFSPKYLLREKYLRFRYKRLLT; encoded by the coding sequence ATGAAAAAACCACTGATTTCAGTATTGATACCGACCTATAACGTCGAAAAGTTTGTGAAGGAGGCTATCTGTAGCGTATTGCAGCAAACCTATCAGAATCTTGAGATTGTAGTAGTAGATGACTGCTCAACCGACCGCACCTATGAACTGTTGGAGAAACTTGCTGCGCAGGATAACCGGATAAAGCTTTTTCGAAACGATAAAAACGCAAAAATAGTTGCAAGCCTAAACCGTGCGCTAACGCATGCAACCGGCGAGTTCATTGCCCGCATGGACGGAGACGATGTCAGTGCCCCCGACCGCTTGGAAAAACAGTACGCGTTTTTAGCAGCGCACCCCGAAGTGGATCTGGTGGGTGTTTCGTATGTGCTTATTGACGAAGAAGGCAAAGCCCTTCAGGAAGAACATTGTCTTACCAATGCACAAAAGGTAAAACAGGCCACGAAATTTGTTTCACCGATTCCGCACATCTGGCTGGCCAAAAGAAAGGTTTACGATGCCGTAGGTTCTTACCGCATACCGACCGCAGAAGATTACGATTTTATTTTGCGGGCACTTGACAAAGGGTTCCAGGCAACAAACCTGCCTGACTTGCTCTACTTTACCCGGATTCGCAACGGAAACACACAGACTTCCGCCGGCCTGATACAAAAAAAGTCGTTTCGGTACGTGCAAAAACTGTGGCGGCAGAGAAATTTGTGCAATGACGGTACCGACGCTTACTCTGATCGGGATCTCGAAAAGCACCTTCGGTCAGGTTATTTGGAGAGAGCGTGTTTTTCACTAGCAACCCGTTTTAACCAACGGTTCATTCTTTTAAAGAATTACAACAAGTGGAGAGCCTTGCCTTGGCTTTTTTTGGCCGTTGCGTTTTCTCCGAAATACCTGTTGCGTGAAAAATACCTGCGCTTTCGCTACAAGCGGTTGTTAACCTGA
- a CDS encoding GumC domain-containing protein → MEGSTEKYYSLGDVKRLAGAFLKKLVRRWWLLVLVVIAGAGLGAFYYQSIQKSKYEAVCTFILEEKQTSMGGLSSLASQFGFDLGGTGGGSLFAGDNIFDVIRSKKVLQKVLLMPLGNAAESPTLADAYMDFTGFRNRFRKNPALLNMHFSGKEETLSPVQDSVLGLIYESIIEKNLSVDRTNKKGSIVRIGVTAENSLFAKLLAERLVSEASSLYLTIKTGSAIANINQLQRRSDSLLSLLNRKAYTAAFSQSLDANPGLKTAAVPVEIATRDKAVIATIYTEVTKNLEASKLMLAQQTPVIQLLDKPGQTLKDQKKGLLYLLFVGGALAGFLFIFTEAARFVLANI, encoded by the coding sequence ATGGAAGGAAGCACAGAGAAATACTATTCTCTTGGTGACGTAAAAAGACTCGCAGGAGCCTTTTTAAAAAAGCTTGTTCGCAGATGGTGGCTGCTCGTGTTAGTTGTGATAGCAGGCGCTGGGTTGGGTGCTTTTTATTATCAGTCTATTCAAAAGTCGAAATACGAAGCGGTTTGCACGTTCATTCTTGAAGAAAAGCAAACCAGCATGGGTGGCCTGAGCAGCTTGGCCTCGCAGTTTGGTTTTGATTTAGGAGGCACGGGAGGCGGGAGCCTGTTTGCCGGCGACAACATATTTGATGTCATTCGCTCCAAAAAAGTCTTGCAAAAAGTATTGCTCATGCCTTTGGGCAACGCTGCGGAAAGCCCCACGTTGGCCGACGCATACATGGATTTTACGGGTTTCAGAAACCGATTTCGTAAAAACCCTGCGCTGCTAAACATGCATTTTTCAGGCAAAGAGGAAACCCTGTCGCCTGTACAAGACAGCGTATTGGGATTGATTTATGAATCCATTATAGAAAAAAACCTTTCGGTTGACCGCACCAACAAAAAAGGCAGTATTGTGCGTATCGGTGTAACGGCCGAAAACAGTCTTTTTGCGAAATTGTTAGCAGAGCGACTGGTTTCAGAAGCCAGCAGCCTTTATCTAACAATCAAAACAGGAAGCGCTATCGCTAACATCAATCAGTTGCAACGGCGCTCTGATTCCTTGTTGTCACTGCTCAACCGCAAAGCATACACCGCAGCTTTTAGCCAATCGCTTGATGCCAACCCTGGTTTAAAAACCGCCGCTGTACCCGTTGAGATTGCAACACGCGACAAAGCCGTTATTGCAACAATCTATACAGAGGTAACCAAGAACCTGGAAGCCAGTAAACTAATGCTCGCCCAGCAAACACCGGTAATTCAATTACTCGACAAGCCCGGACAAACGTTGAAAGATCAGAAAAAGGGACTGCTTTATTTATTGTTCGTTGGCGGCGCACTCGCGGGTTTTTTGTTCATTTTCACAGAGGCAGCCCGTTTTGTGCTGGCAAACATTTAA